The Haloterrigena turkmenica DSM 5511 genome includes the window GTTCCTCGAATCCCAGAACTCCCGCGTCGCGACTCAGTGAGACGAGCTCCGCGATGCCCATCCGATCGAACGCCGGATCGGTCAGCGACACGTGAGCTTCCCTCATGTGTGTCGCTATCACAGGAATTGGATAAAACGTTGTCCACCGATCACGTTCCCGACCGGTTTCGCCGGTCGCCTCCCGATTCGCAGCGCTCGCTCGAGCCGATATAAACCGTCCCAGTATACTCGGAGTACAGCCCGTGCGGTCCGAGCCGGTACAACGGAGTGATGACTGCGATCCGAACTAACGACCTGACCAAACGCTTCGGCGACGTCGTCGCCGTCGACGGACTCGACCTGCGCGTCCGCGAGGGCGAGGTGTTCGGCTTCCTCGGTCCGAACGGCGCCGGGAAGTCCACGACCATCGACATGCTGTTGGACTACGTCCGCCCGACCGACGGAACCGCGACGGTACTCGGGATGGACGTCCGCGAAGAGTCGGAGGCGCTCCGCGAGCGCGTCGGCGTGCTGCCCGACGGGATCGGCCTCTACGATCGCCTGACCGGTCGCCGTCACCTCGAGTTCGCGATCGAATGGACGGACGCGGCCGACGATCCCGACGCGATACTGGACCGGGTCGGACTGGACGACCGCGACGCGGCGCGGTCGGTCGGCGACTACTCCAAAGGCATGCGACAGCGGCTTGCGCTGGGGATGGCACTGGTCGAGGATCCCGATCTGCTCGTGCTGGACGAGCCCTCCTCGGGGCTCGATCCCCACGGGATTCGCCGGATGCGAGACCTGGTTCGCGAGGAGGCCGAGCGCGGGACGACGGTGTTCTTCTCGAGTCACATCCTCGGCCAGGTCGAGGCGGTCTGCGACCGCGTCGGCATCCTGGCGGACGGCGAGCTCGTCGCCGTCGACACCGTTGAGGGGCTGCGGAAGACCGTCGGCGCCGGCTCGGAGCTCCGCCTGCGCGTGACCGACGATCCCGGCGTCGATATCGCCGCGATCGACGGCGTCGAGTCGGTTCGGTCGACGGACGGCCGCTTCCGGATCGCCTGCTCGGATCCGCGCGCGAAAGCGCGGGTCGTGACCCGGTTGACGACCGCCGGCGTCGAGATCCTCGACGTCGATTCCGACGACGCGTCGCTCGAGGACGTGTTCACGGCGTACACGACGGACGGCGACGTCGGTGACGCGGAGCCGGAGGCTCCCGCTCTTGTCGAGGAGGTGGTTCCATGACGGTCTCCTGGCAGGACGTCGCCCGCAAGGACTTCGAGGATGCCGTCCGCTCGCGGCTGCTCTGGGGGCTCACCGCCGTCTTCGTCGCCTTCCTGGCGATGTCGCTGCTCTCGGCCGAACAGCTCTTCCCGGAGCCCGTGACCGTCGACGCCGCGATGGCGCTGTCGGGCGTCGCGATGCTCGCGCAGCTGTTCGTCCCGGGCATCGCGCTGGCCGTCGGCTACACGGCCGTGGTCGGTGAACGCCGCTCCGGGAGCCTGCGGGTGCTGCTGAGCTATCCGTTCTCGCGGGGCGAGGTGGTCGCCGGCAAACTCGCCGGCCGGCTGCTCGTCACCGGCACGGCGCTGGCGATCGGATTCGCCGCGGCCAGCGTCCTCGTCGTGGCCCTGTACGGCGTCCCCGACGCGGCGACGTTCGTCGGGTTCGTGGCGGCCGGCGTCCTGCTCGGATTGACCTTCACTGCCCTCGCGGTCGGCGGCTCGGCCACCGCGTCGACCCGGGGACGGGCGCGGACGCTCACCATCGGCTCGTTCGTGGGCATGGTGTTCTTCTGGAAACCGGTCGTCGTCGGGATCTACTACGTGGTCACCGGCTCGCTACCGGGGGTTCAGGCCGAGTCCTGGTACTTCCTCCTGAAGCGACTCAATCCGCTCGAGGCCTATCGCGTCGTCGCCGGCGCGGTTCTTGACGAGCGGGTGGACGCGGTCCCCGAGTTCCCGCTGGAGGACGTTCCCGCGAACGCGCCGGCCGAGACGCTCGAGCTCTCGAACCGGCTCGCGGGCGAGGTGCCATTCTACCTCGCGGACTGGTTCTCCGCGGTCGTGTTGCTCGCCTGGGGGCTCGTTCCCGTCCTCGCGGGCTACCGGCTGTTCGAAGACGCGGATCTCGGGTGAGCCGAACGGACTGCACGGAAAATCGGGGCGCGTGCGCTGATCGGGATTACGTGCTGGCCTCGTAGCCGGCCTCGTCGACCGCCTCGACGAGCGCCTGCGGGTCCGTATCGCCCTCGACGGTCGCTCGCGCCGCCTCTCGGTCGACGTTGACCGACTGCACGCCCTCGACGCCCTCGAGCGCGTCTTCGACGGTCTGTTCGCAGTGTTCGCAGGACATTCCTTCGACGGTGATCGTCTGGCTCATACGAGGAGATAGGGACGCTCGGTCTTTGTGCGTTACTCCTTTCGATACTAGGTTGATCAGCGATCCGAACTTTAGATTCTGAAGCGACGGTCGCCACGCTCTTTGCGGCTCCGCCCCAACAGACGGTATGCGCGACCTCGACGAGACGGACATGGAGATTCTCCGGTTGCTGGGCGAGAACGCTCGGCGGCCGTTCAGCGAGATCGCCGACGAAGTCGACCTCTCCGGGCCCGCGGTTTCGGACCGCGTCCAGCGCCTCGAGGAGGCGGGCGTCATCGAGCGGTTCACCCTCGACGTGGACCAGTCGCAGCTCCGCGCGGGCGTCCCGGTGTTCGTGCGGGTGACCGCTCCCCCGGGCGCGGTCGAGGACTGCCGAACGGCGTCCGCCGAGGCCGACGCCGTCGAGCACGTGTTCGTCACCGCTGACGGCGAGATCTGGTTCTACGCCCGCGCGGAGGTCCGGCGTGTCCGCGAGTGGCTCGAGGGGCTGTTCCCCGACGGAGCGGACTGCGAGTACGACGTGACGTTACTGGACGACGCCGAGTGGACGCCCTCGCTCGAGGGGACGCAGTTCGCGCTCACCTGCGCGGAGTGTGGCAACACCGTCGACAGCGAGGGGGAATCGACGCGAATCGACGGCGAGGTGTACCACTTCTGCTGCCCGTCCTGCTCGAGCCGGTTCGAAGGTCGATACGATCGACTCGAGGAGGGCGTCTGAGTTTCGACTCGAAAGAAACTGCGCCCCGAAACTTTGGGTTCTGACCAGTAAAGCGGGTAAGTCACCACCGCCTAGTAGGTAGTAATGAGTACCCGGACCGTACACCTGGATATCCGGGGCATGAGCTGTGCGAACTGTTCGCAGACGATCAGCGATGCCCTGGAATCCCTCGACGGCGTAAGCGAGGCGAGTATCAATTTCGCCACCGACGAGGGGACCGTCGAGTACGACCCCGCCGCCGTATCGCTCGCCGAGCTCTACGCAGCGATCGACGAGGCCGGCTACGAGGCCGACCGCGCGAGTCGGTCGATCGGGATCACGGACATGTCCTGTGCGAACTGCGCCGAGACCAACGAGTCGGCGCTCGAGTCCGTCCCCGGCGTCATCGAGGCGGAGGTCAACTACGCGACCGACGAGGCGTCCGTCGCGTACAACCCGGCCGACGCCTCACTCGGCGATCTCTACGCAGCGATCGAGGACGCCGGCTACACGCCCGTTCGCGACGATGCGGACGGGAGCGACGAGTCGGATCGAGACCGTCGCGACGCGGCCCGCCAGGCCGAGATCCGCAAACAGCGCCGGCTGACGATCTTCGGCGCCGTGCTGTCGGCCCCGTTCCTGTTTTTCCTCGCCGATAAGTTCCTGCTCGGGGGTGCGTACGTCCCCGAGACGGTCTTCGGCGTTTCCTTCGGCTGGGTCGAATTCCTGCTCGCGACGCCCGTTTACGTCCTGCTGGGCCGCGAGTTCCTCGAGAACTCCTACACCGCGCTCGCGAGGAATCGGACCGCCAACATGGACGTGCTGATCGCGCTGGGCTCCTCGACGGCGTATCTCTACAGCCTCGTGGTCCTGCTGGGGCTACTGGCTGGCAATCTCTACTTCGACACCGCCGCGATGATCCTCGTGTTCATCACGCTGGGGAACTACCTCGAGGCCCGCTCGAAGGGTCAGGCCGGCGAGGCCTTACGGAAACTGCTCGAGATGGAAGCCGAGACGGCCACGCTGGTCGACGCGGACGGGAACGAGACCGAAGTGCCCCTCGAGGACGTCTCGGTCGGCGACCGGATGAAGGTCCGCCCGGGCGAGAAGGTTCCGACGGACGGCGTCGTCGTTGACGGCCAATCTGCGGTCGACGAGTCGATGGTGACCGGCGAGTCCGTCCCCGTCGAGAAGGGGTCGGGCGACGAGGTGATCGGCTCGACGATCAACGAGAACGGCGTGTTAGTCGTCGAGGCGACCAAGGTCGGCGAGGACACGGCCCTGCAGGGGATCGTCCAGACGGTCAAGGAGGCCCAATCGCGTCAGCCCGAGATCCAGAACCTCGCGGACCGCATCTCGGCGTACTTCGTCCCCGCGGTCATCCTCAATGCCCTGTTCTGGGGGCTGGTCTGGTTCCTCTTCCCCGAGGCGCTGGCCGGTCTCGTCGGCTGGGTGCCGGTGCTGGGGCTGGTCGGCGGCGGCCCGGCCGCCCTCTCGACGTTCGAGTTCGCCGTCGTCGTCTTCGCCTCCGCGGTGCTGATCGCCTGTCCCTGCGCGCTCGGGCTGGCGACCCCTGCGGCGACGATGGTCGGCTCCACGCTGGGCGCCCAGAACGGCGTCCTATTCAAGGGCGGTGACGTGCTCGAGCGCGCGAAGGACGTCGACACCGTCGTCTTCGACAAGACCGGGACGCTGACGACCGGCGAGATGACCCTGACCGACGTTGTCGCCCTCGAGGACGAGGGCGAGGGAAAAGGCGCTCGAGCGGCCGCCGACGGCGGTGACGCGGCCGCAGATGGAGGTGCAGTGGCGACTCAATCGAGGCTCGACGAGAGCGAGGTGCTCCGGCTGGCCGCCAGCGCCGAGCGCGACAGCGAACACCCGCTCGCCCAGGCCATCGTCGAGGGCGCCGAGGAGCGGGGCCTCGAACTGGTCGACGCCGAGGCGTTCGAGAACGTCCCCGGACAGGGCGTCCGGGCGACCGTCGACGGTCGCGAGGTGCTGGTCGGCAACCGGCGACTGCTCGAGAGCGAGGGCGTCGATCCTTCGCCCGCCGAAGGGGAGATGGAACGCCTCGAGGGCGAGGGCAAGACCGCCATGCTGGTCGCGGTCGACGGCGCGGTCGCGGGCGTGGTCGCCGACGCCGACACGGTGAAAGAGAGCTCGGCTGACGCCGTCGCCGACCTGCGCGAGCGCGGGCTGGACGTCATGCTGATCACCGGCGACAACGAGCGGACGGCCCGCGCGGTCGCCGAGCGGGTCGGGATCGATCCCGACAACGTCCGCGCCGGCGTACTGCCCGAGGACAAGGCCGACGCCCTCGAGGACATCCAGTCGACGGGTCGCAAGGCGATGATGGTCGGCGACGGGGTCAACGACGCGCCCGCGCTGGCGGTCGCCCACGTCGGCACCGCGATCGGCTCGGGGACCGACGTGGCCATCGAGGCCGCGGACGTGACGCTGATGCGCGACGATCCGCTCGACGTGGTGAAGGCGATCCGCATCTCCGAGGCCACGCTGGCGAAGATCAAGCAGAACCTCGTCTGGGCGCTGGGGTACAACACCGCGATGATCCCGCTGGCCTCGCTCGGGCTGCTACAGCCGGTGCTGGCGGCCGGCGCGATGGCGCTATCGTCGGTGTCCGTGCTCTCGAACAGCCTGCTGTTCCGGCGGTACACGCCGGATCGCGACTACGAACTGCTCGGCCGGCTGCGACGCTAGTCGCGTGCGGTATCTGCGGATTCTACCTTCTGGTGGACTTCACCTGGTTCGGTGACGAACCGTCGAGTAACGGCGAGCGCCCTGCATAACGTGGCAACGGGGAATTCCACACCCACCCCAGCCGATTTCTCCTCACGGGTGCGAAGCACCCGTTCGGATGGTTCGCGGG containing:
- a CDS encoding ABC transporter ATP-binding protein, which translates into the protein MTAIRTNDLTKRFGDVVAVDGLDLRVREGEVFGFLGPNGAGKSTTIDMLLDYVRPTDGTATVLGMDVREESEALRERVGVLPDGIGLYDRLTGRRHLEFAIEWTDAADDPDAILDRVGLDDRDAARSVGDYSKGMRQRLALGMALVEDPDLLVLDEPSSGLDPHGIRRMRDLVREEAERGTTVFFSSHILGQVEAVCDRVGILADGELVAVDTVEGLRKTVGAGSELRLRVTDDPGVDIAAIDGVESVRSTDGRFRIACSDPRAKARVVTRLTTAGVEILDVDSDDASLEDVFTAYTTDGDVGDAEPEAPALVEEVVP
- a CDS encoding ABC transporter permease subunit, whose product is MTVSWQDVARKDFEDAVRSRLLWGLTAVFVAFLAMSLLSAEQLFPEPVTVDAAMALSGVAMLAQLFVPGIALAVGYTAVVGERRSGSLRVLLSYPFSRGEVVAGKLAGRLLVTGTALAIGFAAASVLVVALYGVPDAATFVGFVAAGVLLGLTFTALAVGGSATASTRGRARTLTIGSFVGMVFFWKPVVVGIYYVVTGSLPGVQAESWYFLLKRLNPLEAYRVVAGAVLDERVDAVPEFPLEDVPANAPAETLELSNRLAGEVPFYLADWFSAVVLLAWGLVPVLAGYRLFEDADLG
- a CDS encoding CopZ family metallochaperone, coding for MSQTITVEGMSCEHCEQTVEDALEGVEGVQSVNVDREAARATVEGDTDPQALVEAVDEAGYEAST
- a CDS encoding AsnC family transcriptional regulator, with protein sequence MRDLDETDMEILRLLGENARRPFSEIADEVDLSGPAVSDRVQRLEEAGVIERFTLDVDQSQLRAGVPVFVRVTAPPGAVEDCRTASAEADAVEHVFVTADGEIWFYARAEVRRVREWLEGLFPDGADCEYDVTLLDDAEWTPSLEGTQFALTCAECGNTVDSEGESTRIDGEVYHFCCPSCSSRFEGRYDRLEEGV
- a CDS encoding heavy metal translocating P-type ATPase, with translation MSTRTVHLDIRGMSCANCSQTISDALESLDGVSEASINFATDEGTVEYDPAAVSLAELYAAIDEAGYEADRASRSIGITDMSCANCAETNESALESVPGVIEAEVNYATDEASVAYNPADASLGDLYAAIEDAGYTPVRDDADGSDESDRDRRDAARQAEIRKQRRLTIFGAVLSAPFLFFLADKFLLGGAYVPETVFGVSFGWVEFLLATPVYVLLGREFLENSYTALARNRTANMDVLIALGSSTAYLYSLVVLLGLLAGNLYFDTAAMILVFITLGNYLEARSKGQAGEALRKLLEMEAETATLVDADGNETEVPLEDVSVGDRMKVRPGEKVPTDGVVVDGQSAVDESMVTGESVPVEKGSGDEVIGSTINENGVLVVEATKVGEDTALQGIVQTVKEAQSRQPEIQNLADRISAYFVPAVILNALFWGLVWFLFPEALAGLVGWVPVLGLVGGGPAALSTFEFAVVVFASAVLIACPCALGLATPAATMVGSTLGAQNGVLFKGGDVLERAKDVDTVVFDKTGTLTTGEMTLTDVVALEDEGEGKGARAAADGGDAAADGGAVATQSRLDESEVLRLAASAERDSEHPLAQAIVEGAEERGLELVDAEAFENVPGQGVRATVDGREVLVGNRRLLESEGVDPSPAEGEMERLEGEGKTAMLVAVDGAVAGVVADADTVKESSADAVADLRERGLDVMLITGDNERTARAVAERVGIDPDNVRAGVLPEDKADALEDIQSTGRKAMMVGDGVNDAPALAVAHVGTAIGSGTDVAIEAADVTLMRDDPLDVVKAIRISEATLAKIKQNLVWALGYNTAMIPLASLGLLQPVLAAGAMALSSVSVLSNSLLFRRYTPDRDYELLGRLRR